From uncultured Methanobrevibacter sp., the proteins below share one genomic window:
- a CDS encoding Ig-like domain-containing protein, protein MKFKKHLLVVLSVLILFLFITSASAAEANETDVISIDESINLENNLLSADNNVKSNDILKSSNDELLTAGNDWYVNSSKDTSGDGKSEKDAFKTLSESLNEAQDGDTIWIASGEYTGKDNIGLTIAKNLNFIKNGDGEAIFDAENSGNIWTVNSTSINITGLTFKNGNSTNGSAIYISHEVKSNINATFINNTVSNRGGAIYIVSGGISGTLNSVFINNTASDWGGAIYIDSGGISGNVNGTFINNKGSSGAAIFIAGDISGNVNGTFINNKAKGYGAVYIYNGDASGNVNGTFINNIANQGGAIAVGNGGTVSGNVNGIFINNTGYYSGGAICIDNTERYPTGKLEGIFINNKAEEGGAIYIEFNHNDPNVSLGGTFINNNASRGGAIFINQLVDAITIQDSIFLNNSDALSDGMGSYIKTIDCWFGNNATNYNSRPDAGNAVMDRWLFLNATANPNDVSVDQNSIITFKLDSYDNSSGEIKPYDASKMKFILDFTQTLGELDKTAALIGENITYTARQGGNSTVTSKYETGSYTIELNNVKIPTEINVTDSTIALNAGGEADVGATLTPADAGNLTYTSNNKNVVVVENGKIKSIKKGNATITVSFAGDERYATAENKTISVIVNLNDASVEAEDIELKVGESGVINYTTTPEGLKVNFAADNSGIVSVDEDGTVKALKNGTAKITINVGDDEVYAKNSTVITVTVTLNDASVEAEDMELNVSDSGVIKYTTNPKGLDVTFVADNSGVVSVDEKGTVKALKEGKANITVKVGDDKVYAKNSTVITIIVSKIPTEINVNNHTLDLGVDDKVDSVAELLPSDAGKLNFTSSDENVVVVDDKGTFTAVGVGSANVTVSFDGNNKFEAAESKIVYVTVSKIPTKIFVSNDTIDMKVDDEVDSGVSITPYDAGKLNFTSSDVGVVRVDDNGTFTGVGIGTAIVTVSFDGNYKFEPAESKNITVTVTKIPTEIVVVNSTVDMHVDDEVDPGISITPSGACEFDYVSSDVSVVRVDGNGAFIGVGTGSATVTVRFLGNEKYSAAESKNITVTVTKIPTEIVVVNSTVDMHVDDEVDPGVSIVPSGACELDYVSSDVSVVRVDGNGTLIAVNTGNATVTVRFLGNEKYSAAENKTIGVTVTLNDARIIAKDMNMVIGENGTISYSTVPAGLNVTFVADNSGVVSVSNAGVVTALKTGVANITILTGDNKKYALNSTVITVTVKLHDAIVSVNKSSLNLELGDTFDIVATTYPAGLNVTYVPDNSGVVSVDENGKITALKVGSAVITVKVGGHGIYAENSTNVTVTVSKISTKITASSLTTVYNVNKNLLITLKDSKGNPLSGAKITVSIKGSKTYTTNKKGQVKVPTKGLVPKKYTAKITFNGNTKYAKSTKSVKVTVKKATPKLYAKAKTFKKSTKIKKYTVTLKTNKKKVMKKVKLTLKVNKKTYKAKTNSKGKATFKITKLAKRGKYTALVKYPGSKYYKSKTVKAKIIVK, encoded by the coding sequence GAATTATTAACTGCTGGAAATGACTGGTATGTTAATTCAAGTAAAGATACTAGTGGTGATGGAAAAAGTGAAAAGGATGCATTTAAAACATTAAGTGAATCTTTAAATGAAGCTCAGGATGGAGACACAATTTGGATTGCATCAGGAGAATATACAGGAAAGGATAATATAGGATTAACTATTGCTAAAAATTTAAACTTCATAAAAAATGGTGATGGTGAAGCAATCTTTGATGCTGAAAACTCAGGTAATATTTGGACTGTTAATTCCACATCCATAAATATAACTGGTTTGACCTTTAAAAATGGAAATTCAACTAATGGTAGTGCAATTTATATTTCACATGAAGTTAAATCCAATATAAACGCTACTTTTATTAATAACACTGTATCTAATAGGGGTGGTGCTATATATATTGTAAGTGGCGGTATTTCCGGTACTTTAAATAGTGTTTTTATTAATAACACTGCATCTGATTGGGGTGGTGCCATCTATATTGATAGCGGTGGTATTTCCGGTAATGTAAATGGTACTTTTATTAATAACAAAGGAAGTAGTGGTGCTGCTATATTTATTGCTGGTGATATTTCCGGTAATGTGAATGGTACTTTTATCAATAACAAAGCAAAGGGTTATGGTGCTGTCTATATTTATAATGGTGATGCTTCTGGTAATGTAAACGGTACTTTTATTAATAACATCGCAAATCAGGGTGGTGCAATCGCTGTTGGTAATGGTGGTACTGTTTCTGGTAATGTAAATGGTATTTTTATTAATAACACTGGATATTATTCTGGTGGTGCTATCTGTATTGACAATACAGAAAGATATCCTACTGGTAAGTTAGAGGGTATTTTTATTAATAACAAAGCAGAAGAGGGTGGTGCTATCTATATCGAGTTTAATCATAACGATCCTAATGTTTCTTTAGGAGGTACATTTATCAATAACAATGCAAGTAGGGGTGGTGCCATCTTTATCAATCAACTGGTTGATGCTATAACTATTCAAGATTCTATTTTTTTAAACAATAGTGATGCATTATCTGATGGTATGGGAAGTTATATTAAAACTATTGATTGCTGGTTTGGAAATAATGCAACAAATTACAATAGCAGGCCGGATGCAGGAAATGCAGTTATGGACAGATGGCTGTTCTTAAATGCAACAGCTAATCCAAATGATGTTTCAGTAGACCAAAATTCAATAATTACCTTCAAATTAGACTCATACGACAATTCTTCAGGAGAGATTAAGCCATATGATGCTTCAAAGATGAAATTTATTTTAGATTTCACTCAAACATTGGGAGAATTGGATAAAACTGCCGCTTTAATTGGTGAAAATATAACATATACTGCAAGACAGGGCGGAAATTCCACTGTAACAAGTAAATACGAAACTGGATCATATACCATTGAATTGAACAATGTCAAAATTCCTACTGAAATTAATGTTACTGACTCCACAATTGCTTTAAATGCAGGTGGGGAAGCTGATGTTGGTGCTACTTTAACTCCTGCTGATGCAGGTAACCTAACCTATACTTCAAACAACAAAAATGTTGTTGTAGTGGAAAATGGAAAAATCAAAAGTATTAAAAAAGGTAACGCCACAATTACAGTTTCATTTGCTGGTGATGAGAGATATGCAACAGCAGAAAATAAAACAATCTCTGTTATTGTTAACTTGAATGATGCTAGCGTTGAAGCTGAAGACATAGAATTAAAAGTTGGCGAATCTGGTGTTATTAATTATACTACAACTCCCGAAGGATTAAAAGTTAATTTTGCAGCGGATAACTCAGGCATTGTCAGTGTGGATGAAGACGGCACTGTCAAAGCATTAAAAAATGGTACTGCTAAAATCACCATTAATGTTGGTGACGATGAGGTATATGCAAAAAATTCAACAGTCATAACAGTTACCGTTACTTTAAATGATGCCAGTGTTGAAGCTGAAGACATGGAATTAAATGTCAGCGATTCAGGCGTTATTAAATATACTACTAATCCTAAAGGTTTGGATGTTACATTCGTAGCTGACAATTCAGGTGTTGTCAGTGTTGACGAAAAAGGAACTGTAAAAGCATTAAAAGAAGGTAAGGCCAATATTACTGTTAAAGTTGGCGATGATAAGGTTTATGCTAAAAATTCAACTGTCATCACCATTATCGTAAGCAAGATTCCTACTGAGATTAATGTCAACAATCATACACTTGATTTGGGTGTTGATGATAAAGTTGATTCTGTTGCTGAATTATTGCCTTCTGATGCTGGTAAGTTGAATTTCACATCCAGTGATGAGAACGTGGTTGTTGTTGATGATAAAGGTACATTTACTGCTGTAGGTGTAGGTAGTGCCAATGTTACTGTTTCATTTGATGGCAATAACAAATTTGAAGCTGCTGAAAGTAAAATCGTCTATGTAACTGTAAGTAAGATTCCTACTAAGATTTTTGTTAGCAATGACACTATTGATATGAAGGTTGATGATGAGGTTGATTCTGGCGTTAGCATTACACCTTATGATGCTGGTAAGTTGAATTTCACATCCAGTGATGTGGGTGTTGTTCGTGTTGATGATAACGGTACATTTACTGGCGTAGGTATCGGTACTGCCATCGTTACTGTTTCATTTGATGGCAATTACAAGTTTGAACCGGCTGAAAGTAAAAATATTACTGTTACCGTAACTAAGATTCCTACCGAGATTGTTGTTGTGAATTCCACTGTTGATATGCATGTGGATGATGAGGTTGATCCTGGCATTAGTATAACTCCTTCTGGTGCTTGTGAGTTTGATTATGTCTCAAGTGATGTGAGTGTTGTTCGTGTTGATGGTAACGGTGCATTTATTGGAGTAGGTACTGGTAGTGCTACAGTCACTGTCAGATTCTTAGGTAATGAAAAATATTCTGCCGCTGAAAGTAAAAATATTACTGTTACCGTAACTAAGATTCCTACCGAGATTGTTGTTGTGAATTCCACTGTTGATATGCATGTAGATGATGAGGTTGATCCTGGCGTTAGCATTGTTCCTTCTGGTGCTTGTGAGTTGGATTATGTATCAAGTGATGTGAGTGTTGTTCGTGTTGATGGTAATGGTACATTAATTGCTGTAAATACTGGTAATGCTACAGTCACTGTCAGATTCTTGGGTAATGAAAAATATTCTGCTGCTGAAAATAAAACCATTGGGGTCACAGTTACTTTAAATGATGCCCGTATTATTGCCAAAGATATGAACATGGTTATCGGTGAAAATGGCACTATTAGTTATAGTACTGTTCCTGCCGGTTTGAATGTTACTTTTGTTGCAGATAATTCAGGTGTTGTCAGTGTCAGTAATGCTGGTGTTGTTACTGCTTTGAAAACTGGTGTTGCCAACATTACCATTTTGACAGGAGATAATAAGAAGTACGCTTTAAATTCAACTGTCATTACTGTTACTGTTAAGTTGCACGATGCCATTGTTAGCGTAAATAAATCTAGTCTGAATTTGGAACTTGGTGATACTTTTGATATTGTTGCCACTACTTATCCTGCAGGTTTGAATGTTACTTATGTTCCTGATAACTCAGGCGTTGTCAGCGTTGATGAAAACGGTAAAATCACCGCTTTAAAAGTGGGCAGTGCTGTTATAACTGTTAAAGTTGGCGGACATGGTATTTATGCTGAAAATTCAACAAATGTTACTGTAACCGTAAGCAAGATTTCTACTAAAATCACAGCTTCTTCTCTCACAACAGTTTATAATGTTAACAAAAACCTTCTCATAACTTTGAAGGATTCTAAAGGCAATCCTCTTAGTGGAGCTAAAATAACTGTTAGCATTAAAGGTTCTAAAACCTACACTACCAATAAGAAAGGTCAGGTTAAAGTTCCAACCAAAGGTTTGGTTCCTAAAAAATACACTGCAAAAATAACATTCAATGGAAACACCAAATATGCTAAATCGACCAAATCTGTTAAGGTAACTGTTAAAAAGGCAACTCCAAAATTGTATGCCAAAGCAAAAACATTTAAAAAGTCTACAAAAATCAAAAAATACACTGTTACTTTAAAGACCAATAAAAAGAAGGTTATGAAGAAGGTTAAGTTGACCCTTAAAGTCAACAAGAAAACATACAAGGCTAAAACCAACAGCAAAGGTAAAGCAACCTTTAAAATAACCAAATTGGCTAAAAGAGGTAAATACACTGCATTAGTTAAATATCCTGGTAGCAAATACTACAAATCAAAAACTGTAAAAGCTAAAATTATTGTTAAGTAA
- a CDS encoding Ig-like domain-containing protein, which produces MLDRKVLFVSMLILVFLAIGTVSATDNLTDEISLDDGPSAQGIEIPIVSDIKSDANQSIQDIGDNQGQMNTKMKAKDVTTYYKEKSQLVSYLKDGNNQPVSGKNISISINNRVYTKVTDNAGKAVLKLNLKPGTYDASVNFAGDENYTASSTNAMVKVNKASLKLTAKDFKTYFESGFYFKAKVINKVTKNPVQGIQVAFKVIKNGKHRTYWATTDAKGVAKLKKNLKVGQYRVVTSLKKNRHLNAKKAISFLTIKETAEMGCTSLYVQVSNTEAVAGFRRDATNAKTLHIVKYKLNGKVTVKQYKTNSYFFHLLTTADGWMAGTGGIDNHGINQAIEKLAGKMAKSGKIQKSYLKKILGYERELGLGHFSIKAPNGKYAVVWSSGIIYGTLKPGEYLKAPNGRSLFYHGKYAHFSKNPVKAAIKIAASDSYGVNRRDATAFHWKATTKEGKTTSTLKVYAANDNGRLVGSSTGYLKDDIKFRNKFISKNSLPMTPSSKFIGDVKMGNIDKLIKTMTVVSAPKLTTLANESKIFNVTVKNKQTGKPVKALVLKVKIDGKVRSIKTNSKGVAQLKTKSLAVGSHRVIIYTDNIKYLVSAKSTIKII; this is translated from the coding sequence ATGTTAGATAGGAAAGTTTTGTTTGTTTCAATGCTGATTTTGGTTTTTCTGGCTATTGGAACGGTTTCGGCAACTGATAATTTGACTGATGAAATTTCTTTGGATGATGGACCATCCGCTCAGGGCATTGAAATCCCAATTGTTAGTGACATTAAAAGTGATGCTAACCAATCCATACAGGACATTGGGGATAATCAAGGCCAAATGAATACGAAAATGAAAGCCAAGGACGTAACCACTTACTATAAGGAAAAATCCCAATTGGTAAGTTATCTTAAAGACGGCAACAATCAGCCTGTTTCAGGCAAAAATATTTCCATTTCAATAAACAACAGAGTTTACACCAAAGTCACAGACAATGCCGGAAAGGCTGTATTGAAACTTAACCTAAAACCCGGAACATATGACGCTTCGGTTAACTTTGCAGGTGATGAAAACTACACTGCAAGCAGCACAAACGCAATGGTTAAGGTAAACAAGGCCAGCCTCAAACTCACAGCAAAGGACTTCAAAACCTATTTCGAATCAGGCTTCTATTTCAAGGCAAAGGTTATAAATAAGGTCACCAAAAATCCCGTTCAGGGTATCCAGGTAGCTTTCAAGGTTATTAAAAACGGCAAGCACAGAACATATTGGGCAACCACTGACGCCAAAGGAGTTGCAAAACTTAAAAAGAACCTTAAGGTCGGACAGTATAGGGTCGTCACTTCTCTTAAAAAGAACAGGCATCTGAATGCTAAAAAAGCCATATCATTCCTGACTATTAAGGAAACTGCTGAAATGGGCTGCACATCATTGTATGTTCAGGTAAGCAATACCGAAGCGGTTGCAGGATTTAGAAGGGATGCGACCAATGCCAAAACATTGCATATTGTAAAATACAAGTTAAACGGCAAGGTGACAGTAAAGCAATATAAGACCAACAGCTATTTCTTCCATCTTTTGACAACTGCAGACGGATGGATGGCAGGAACAGGAGGTATTGACAATCATGGCATAAATCAGGCCATCGAAAAGCTGGCAGGCAAGATGGCAAAATCTGGTAAAATCCAAAAATCCTATCTGAAAAAGATTCTAGGTTATGAAAGAGAGTTGGGATTGGGCCATTTCTCAATAAAGGCTCCTAACGGCAAATATGCTGTTGTTTGGAGCAGTGGAATTATATACGGTACTCTAAAGCCGGGTGAGTATTTGAAGGCTCCGAATGGAAGATCATTGTTCTATCATGGAAAATATGCTCATTTCAGCAAAAATCCCGTAAAGGCTGCAATCAAGATTGCTGCATCCGATTCATATGGTGTCAACAGGAGGGATGCAACAGCATTCCACTGGAAAGCCACAACCAAGGAAGGCAAGACAACTTCAACCTTAAAGGTTTATGCTGCAAATGACAACGGACGTCTGGTTGGAAGCAGTACAGGATATTTGAAGGATGATATCAAATTTAGGAACAAATTCATATCCAAGAACAGTCTTCCTATGACTCCATCTTCAAAATTCATTGGAGACGTCAAAATGGGAAACATCGACAAGCTGATAAAAACAATGACTGTTGTCAGCGCTCCAAAATTGACAACACTCGCCAACGAGTCCAAGATATTTAATGTCACCGTTAAAAACAAACAAACCGGTAAACCTGTCAAGGCATTGGTTTTAAAGGTAAAAATCGACGGCAAGGTTCGCTCCATCAAAACCAACAGCAAAGGAGTTGCCCAGCTTAAAACAAAATCATTGGCTGTCGGCAGCCATAGGGTAATCATATACACCGACAATATAAAATATCTGGTTTCAGCCAAAAGTACAATTAAAATTATATGA
- a CDS encoding lectin like domain-containing protein yields MFNRKLIVITVILSFILAVSAVSAADNDTDEIVGMEISDDVIGADCDNQLIGANDSDNGTFDDLAKKISAVEDGGVLNLTKDYKYSDGSTGGIKINRSITIDGGGNALDGKHISRIFSVTAGNVTLKNLKFINAQFTGNGGAINWNGKDGILINCTFAGCSASNGGAVYASLSTLHFIDCFFSDNSAANGGSAYVANSIAEFTNVSFINNRATNSSAAIFSMLSINSIDGCDFINNSVSARSPFGGAIAFYQYESNIRNSRFINNSINGEYGYGSSIFNYGIVNVENTTIANNTQNTRNRIEDALYTIIGKANLKACTVENNSCIGDEDIIYALFWPMVFDKVFDETDAFIPAKYDLRNVTLENGTSISYVSPVKNQGNSGTCWAFAAIGALESYMLESENRLYNFSENHQKNIMGPYTNGGWVFLRGGGTAKTLAYWSRWSGPVNASDDPFNESSKVSPTNLTVIKHVQDVVYLPVMDIAQLKLAVLKYGSVVIGYKFIQPEIKIVNGTTFESEVSPLVALPQFSTHVVDIVGWDDNYPGSNFGENIPDGAFILKNSFGTNEYNTKLNKTIYYEGEGFNYISYYDLTLSKENIPFAIVNVENTDNYRENYYYDPAGTLVNLGFNNQTAWLSNQFVSNNSYPLAAFSLYTFGVDSTYEAYVYVNDNLAHTQCGVIHNPGYSTVKLSDYVWLNKNDVFRITLKLTTPNCTYPIPISCDVDEWIANTSSSPNQSFISPDGINWIDLHYAHNVFYQNSGSVSYAEFSNAVVCLKAFTFDFGIITEDMAKIYKNNSMFEAKIGEGNKVIFFEVDGINHTRISDENGVAKLEIDLNPGNYTIKTYYANFSNENNIEVLPTLIAKDLVKHYGDGSKFYISLIDTAGNPAANASIAMKIDGVSYSRPTDKNGNASLDINQKPGKYVLTAVDSLTGLEMSYDITVLQPKKSTPKIVANKKTFLATTKTKKYTITLKNNAGKAIRNVKVTLKLNGKTYKATTNSNGKATFKITKLSKNGSYKATVVYDGSIMYDKATKTVKVTVKKATPKLSAKAKTFKRSVKTKKYTVTLKTNKNKVMKNVKLTLKVNKKIYKAKTNKKGKATFKITKLTKKGKFTAVVKFVGNKYFYAKTVKPKITVK; encoded by the coding sequence TTGTTTAATAGGAAATTAATTGTGATAACAGTAATTCTTTCTTTTATACTTGCCGTTTCAGCGGTGAGTGCGGCAGATAATGATACTGATGAAATTGTCGGCATGGAAATATCTGATGATGTTATAGGTGCCGATTGTGACAATCAGTTAATTGGCGCTAATGATTCGGATAATGGCACTTTCGATGATTTGGCTAAAAAAATCAGCGCCGTTGAGGATGGGGGAGTGTTGAACCTTACAAAAGACTATAAATATTCTGACGGCTCAACAGGCGGAATCAAAATCAATAGGTCAATTACCATTGACGGAGGTGGAAACGCTCTGGATGGAAAACACATCTCCAGAATATTCAGCGTGACTGCAGGCAATGTGACTCTAAAGAATTTGAAGTTCATCAATGCCCAATTCACCGGCAATGGCGGTGCCATTAACTGGAATGGAAAAGACGGCATCTTGATCAACTGCACTTTTGCTGGCTGTTCAGCATCAAATGGAGGGGCAGTATATGCATCCCTTTCAACACTCCATTTTATTGACTGTTTCTTTTCAGACAATTCTGCAGCGAACGGAGGTTCTGCATATGTTGCAAATTCAATAGCTGAATTTACCAATGTCTCATTCATAAATAATAGGGCAACCAATTCTTCCGCAGCCATCTTCAGCATGCTTTCAATCAATTCGATAGATGGATGTGATTTCATCAATAATTCCGTAAGTGCCAGGTCTCCCTTTGGAGGAGCAATTGCCTTTTATCAATATGAAAGCAATATAAGAAATTCAAGATTCATCAACAATTCAATAAATGGGGAATATGGCTACGGAAGCTCAATATTCAATTACGGCATTGTGAATGTGGAAAACACCACAATTGCAAACAACACCCAGAACACCCGAAACAGAATCGAGGATGCACTTTATACCATAATCGGTAAGGCCAATCTGAAAGCCTGCACTGTAGAAAACAATTCCTGCATCGGTGATGAGGACATAATCTATGCTCTCTTTTGGCCGATGGTGTTTGACAAGGTATTTGATGAGACAGATGCATTCATTCCGGCAAAGTATGACCTTAGAAACGTTACTCTCGAAAACGGCACAAGCATATCATATGTCTCCCCAGTCAAGAACCAGGGAAATTCAGGTACCTGCTGGGCTTTTGCTGCAATCGGTGCTTTGGAGTCATATATGCTTGAAAGTGAAAACAGGCTGTATAACTTTTCTGAAAACCATCAGAAAAACATAATGGGTCCATATACGAATGGCGGCTGGGTATTCTTGAGGGGAGGCGGAACTGCCAAAACGCTTGCATACTGGAGCAGATGGTCAGGACCTGTCAATGCCAGTGACGATCCGTTCAATGAAAGTTCCAAGGTATCCCCAACCAATCTGACCGTCATTAAACATGTTCAGGATGTTGTATATCTTCCGGTAATGGATATTGCTCAGTTAAAGCTTGCAGTGTTGAAATACGGTTCTGTCGTTATCGGATATAAATTTATTCAACCTGAAATCAAGATAGTCAATGGAACAACCTTTGAAAGTGAAGTCTCACCGTTAGTGGCATTGCCTCAGTTTTCTACCCATGTAGTCGATATCGTCGGATGGGATGATAACTATCCAGGCTCCAATTTTGGTGAAAACATTCCCGATGGAGCATTCATATTGAAAAACAGTTTCGGTACAAATGAGTATAATACAAAATTGAATAAGACAATCTATTATGAAGGCGAGGGCTTCAACTACATCTCATATTATGACCTGACACTTTCAAAGGAAAACATTCCCTTTGCAATAGTGAATGTGGAGAATACAGACAACTATAGGGAGAACTATTATTATGATCCTGCCGGAACACTTGTCAATTTAGGATTCAATAACCAAACAGCATGGCTTTCCAATCAGTTCGTTTCAAACAACTCTTACCCTCTTGCAGCATTCAGTCTATATACCTTCGGGGTCGATTCCACCTATGAAGCTTATGTCTATGTCAACGACAATCTTGCACACACCCAATGCGGTGTCATTCACAATCCCGGATACAGTACAGTCAAATTGAGCGATTACGTTTGGCTGAACAAAAATGACGTTTTCAGGATAACATTAAAGTTAACCACTCCAAACTGCACATATCCGATTCCCATCAGCTGCGATGTCGATGAATGGATTGCCAATACGTCTTCATCTCCAAACCAGTCATTCATAAGTCCTGACGGCATCAACTGGATAGATTTGCATTACGCACATAACGTTTTCTATCAAAACTCAGGCAGCGTAAGTTACGCTGAATTTTCAAATGCAGTCGTCTGTTTAAAGGCTTTCACATTCGATTTTGGAATAATTACAGAGGACATGGCTAAAATCTATAAAAACAATTCCATGTTTGAGGCTAAAATAGGTGAGGGCAATAAAGTCATATTCTTTGAGGTTGACGGCATTAACCATACCCGCATAAGCGATGAAAACGGAGTGGCCAAATTGGAAATTGACCTGAATCCGGGCAACTATACAATCAAAACTTACTATGCAAACTTCAGCAATGAAAACAATATTGAAGTGTTGCCTACACTGATAGCCAAAGATTTGGTTAAACACTATGGGGATGGATCAAAGTTTTACATTTCACTGATTGACACTGCAGGAAATCCTGCTGCAAATGCAAGCATTGCAATGAAAATTGATGGCGTATCCTATAGCCGGCCAACCGATAAAAACGGAAATGCCAGCTTAGACATCAATCAAAAGCCGGGCAAATATGTTTTGACTGCCGTTGATTCGTTGACTGGACTTGAAATGTCCTATGACATTACTGTCCTTCAACCCAAAAAGTCCACTCCAAAGATTGTGGCCAATAAGAAAACGTTCCTCGCAACCACCAAAACCAAGAAGTACACAATAACCTTAAAGAACAATGCTGGAAAGGCAATCAGGAATGTGAAAGTCACTTTGAAGTTAAACGGCAAAACATATAAGGCCACCACCAACTCCAATGGAAAGGCAACCTTTAAAATCACCAAACTTTCGAAGAATGGAAGCTATAAGGCAACTGTAGTATACGATGGAAGCATCATGTATGACAAGGCAACCAAAACCGTTAAAGTAACTGTTAAAAAGGCAACTCCAAAATTGTCTGCCAAAGCAAAGACATTTAAAAGGTCTGTAAAAACCAAAAAATACACTGTTACTTTAAAAACCAACAAAAACAAGGTTATGAAGAATGTAAAACTTACCCTTAAGGTCAACAAGAAAATATACAAAGCAAAAACCAACAAGAAAGGTAAAGCGACCTTTAAAATCACTAAATTGACTAAAAAAGGTAAGTTCACTGCTGTTGTCAAGTTTGTAGGAAACAAATACTTCTATGCTAAAACTGTAAAACCAAAAATTACTGTTAAGTAG